In the genome of Coturnix japonica isolate 7356 chromosome Z, Coturnix japonica 2.1, whole genome shotgun sequence, one region contains:
- the FAM151B gene encoding protein FAM151B, translated as MAAEQSGAARSEAAVDQLVQAGRRAGRDAAEIRWWHAANSRHRARQAARSAVHMVEADVLLRGGTGGGGEPIMAHPPDTDSDITLREWLEEMVGTDKGIKLDFKSLDAIQPSLELLQLVKPCLERPVWLNADILPGPNGINAVVDAKGFLDAHPTDTTPIRFSHNRRYRAMVKEMAQICSALSQPVTFPVRAVLVRQSVSELRWLIDQSDRYSLTVWTGKQDVYSVDDLLFIRENFDKSRVYYDISEPQNSEFKKAIGIGC; from the exons ATGGCGGCTGAGCAGAGCGGTGCGGCGCGGAGCGAGGCGGCGGTGGATCAGTTGGTGCAGGCcgggcggcgggcgggcagGGACGCGGCGGAGATCCGGTGGTGGCACGCAGCGAACAGCCGGCACCGGGCCCGGCAGGCCGCCCGCA GTGCCGTTCACATGGTAGAAGCAGATGTCCTCCTTCGTGGTGGCACGGGAGGAGGTGGAGAGCCGATCATGGCCCATCCTCCTGACACAGACAGCGACATCACGCTGCGGGAGTGGCTGGAGGAGATGGTCGGCACAGATAAGGGCATCAAGCTGGATTTCAAGAG CCTTGATGCCATTCAGCCCTCcttggagctgctccagcttgTGAAGCCGTGTTTGGAGAGACCTGTTTGGCTCAACGCAGACATCCTCCCGGGACCCAATGGGATCAACGCCGTTGTGGATGCAAAGGGATTCCTTGATGCCCACCCCACAGACACCACCCCAATACGTTTTTCCCACAACCGCAGATA TAGGGCAATGGTGAAAGAAATGGCTCAGATCTGCAGTGcactctctcagcctgtcacATTCCCTGTACGGGCAGTGTTAGTGCGGCAGTCAGTGTCTGAACTGCGCTGGTTAATAGACCAGTCAGATCG GTACAGCCTCACTGTTTGGACAGGCAAACAGGATGTGTATTCCGTAGACGACTTGCTTTTCATCCGTGAAAACTTTGATAAAAGTAGGGTTTATTATGACAtctcagaaccacagaattctGAGTTTAAGAAAGCTATAGGAATAGGATGTTAA